Proteins encoded together in one Mobula birostris isolate sMobBir1 chromosome 7, sMobBir1.hap1, whole genome shotgun sequence window:
- the urad gene encoding 2-oxo-4-hydroxy-4-carboxy-5-ureidoimidazoline decarboxylase isoform X1, whose translation MEIQVFNSMDYEEFVDKFGNVIEKCPLIAATVWTNRPFTNLAALEKAFGDFIDLLPSPGKEGLLRCHPDLAGRDLLRGTLSTESQGEQTQAGLVNLTAEQRSQFSELNALYKKRFHFPFVICARMNDKDTIIKQLSSRIHNSPEHELKTSIEEVKKICHLRLLDIFSQVRHGIKL comes from the exons ATGGAGATACAAGTCTTTAACTCTATGGATTATGAAGAGTTTGTTGACAAGTTTGGGAATGTGATTGAGAAATGCCCACTGATTGCAGCTACAGTTTGGACTAATCGTCCTTTTACAAATTTGGCTGCTTTGGAAAAAGCATTTGGAGACTTCATAGATTTATTGCCTTCACCTG GGAAAGAGGGACTCTTGCGATGCCATCCTGACCTGGCTGGTAGAGATCTGCTCAGAGGAACACTCTCAACTGAATCCCAGGGTGAGCAGACTCAAGCTGGATTAGTCAATCTCACTGCAGAACAGAGATCCCAGTTTAGTGAATTAAATGCTTTGTATAAGAAAAGATTCCATTTCCCATTTGTGATCTGTGCCAGGATGAATGACAAGGACACCATAATCAAACAACTTAGCAGCAGGATTCACAACAGCCCAGAGCACGAGCTTAAGACCAGCATTGAAGAGGTTAAAAAAATCTGCCACCTGAGGCTTTTGGATATCTTCAGTCAAGTACGCCATGGAATCAAGCTCTGA